In Streptomyces sp. NBC_00569, a single genomic region encodes these proteins:
- a CDS encoding replication-relaxation family protein, whose amino-acid sequence MPAHGEEDATPAQRKEARTASHRAAANDLRRHGLSVDGGRTRAGEEVRLLTAAGLAAAAVELGRAPEEMGGLPKGAGRTGAAHAMTVNETVLALIRPQPDLSLIEGEPDEVLAAARTAAEAPSGVGTIASYATEVALPVSGTWKSPGLGSARADAVVTAPEHRMPLLFIEADNCHEDAVTIAAKFDRYARFYQRTAPSSSTPMALSTTAVTSDLVRCMCSAPLRRWRLRSGSQPEFVHEVAPALGLAVVLDRRRPSTHRRARTRRPQTPAHPRPWQRH is encoded by the coding sequence GTGCCGGCACACGGCGAAGAAGACGCCACGCCGGCGCAGCGCAAGGAGGCGCGGACCGCGTCGCACCGGGCGGCGGCGAACGATCTGCGGCGTCATGGCCTTTCCGTGGACGGGGGCCGTACGCGGGCGGGGGAGGAGGTGCGGTTGCTTACGGCGGCCGGCCTGGCGGCGGCGGCAGTCGAACTGGGGCGCGCGCCGGAGGAGATGGGCGGGTTGCCCAAGGGTGCGGGACGCACCGGTGCCGCGCACGCGATGACGGTGAACGAGACGGTCCTCGCCCTTATCCGGCCTCAGCCGGACCTGTCGCTGATCGAGGGCGAACCGGACGAGGTCCTCGCCGCGGCGCGGACGGCGGCCGAGGCGCCGTCGGGGGTCGGCACGATCGCCTCGTATGCGACCGAGGTCGCGCTTCCGGTGTCGGGTACCTGGAAGAGTCCCGGTCTCGGCAGCGCCCGCGCGGACGCGGTGGTCACCGCGCCCGAGCACAGGATGCCGCTGCTGTTCATTGAGGCCGACAACTGCCACGAGGACGCGGTGACGATCGCCGCGAAGTTCGACCGGTACGCGCGCTTCTACCAGCGCACCGCCCCGAGCAGCAGCACGCCGATGGCGCTCAGCACAACGGCCGTGACCAGTGATCTTGTCCGTTGCATGTGTTCTGCGCCCCTCAGGAGATGGCGGTTGCGCAGTGGGTCCCAGCCCGAGTTCGTCCATGAGGTCGCCCCAGCCCTGGGCCTCGCTGTAGTACTCGACCGCCGCCGACCATCAACTCATCGCCGTGCACGCACTCGAAGGCCGCAGACTCCTGCGCACCCGCGTCCTTGGCAGCGTCATTAA
- a CDS encoding IS1096 element passenger TnpR family protein, producing MLRETTLRTQLIGMKPPLWRRLRVPSDTTLGSLHHVIQAALIGRRCSSGLTSVTSVPSRWIRPDVGRSAG from the coding sequence GTGCTTCGCGAGACCACGCTGAGGACCCAACTGATCGGCATGAAGCCGCCGTTGTGGCGGCGCCTCCGCGTCCCCTCCGACACCACGCTCGGATCGCTGCACCACGTCATCCAGGCCGCCCTGATAGGGCGGCGCTGCTCGTCCGGGTTAACGTCCGTGACGTCCGTGCCGTCCAGATGGATCCGTCCCGACGTGGGCCGGTCAGCCGGTTGA
- a CDS encoding SpoIIE family protein phosphatase: protein MNGSEAAAVENTAFLGERALGLAAADSRGLLTMWDGAAPDILGYRADELIGRPVTELIELKRDLAAVAAELRDCPGGGSLRYAFTVRHRDGHRAEIMARVWPIAAEGGRNWLAIFTAGSELRRWDTDRATVDGLFSQAPIGLAVFDPHLCFIRINDALQKIHGIPREEALGRRITALFPGPEAEQMEERIRQVLETGEPVTKEHRAPTPTLQGWNRDWSITSFRLCDPAGKVLGVASAVVEVTERNRARDRLVLLNDASERIGTTLDVTRTAAELTEVAVPRLADFIAVDLLEGIALGEESVPGPVGGDAVLRRAAIRSVHEDAPEASYAPGALITFHAATPQAQAMATGEAVLLPTLEGTADWLTHDLHRAGKMTEAGVHSVMVVPLCARDVTLGVAHFYRWRRPDPFEADDLAAAGEVVARAAVCVDNARRFTHERHAALTLQQSLLHVTQAELSAVTTAHRYVPAGGPAGVGGDWFDIIPLSGARVGLIVGDVPGRGVHAVAEAGRLRTAVRALAQQDPAPDELLAQLDGIVSQSAAPEQTLGSPTAGIGGSCLYAVYDPVSRHCTLASAGHFPPVQVRPDGAGQFLDVSCGPPLGLGGMPFATTEVELPEGSVLALYTNGLLSGESGRGDIDAALRRLRRTLARPDGRLDSICDAVLDALVPHRTPADDAVLLLARTHALGPDRVATWDLPLDPAVVSQARALTTSQLTAWNMEDLAFTTELIVSELVTNAIRYGRAPIQLRLIRTTTLICEVADGSSTSPHMRQASDTDESGRGLFMIAQMADRWGTRYSPSGKTVWAEWSGL from the coding sequence ATGAACGGATCGGAGGCTGCCGCGGTGGAGAACACGGCGTTCCTGGGGGAGCGGGCGCTGGGCCTGGCTGCCGCGGACAGCCGTGGACTGTTGACGATGTGGGACGGCGCGGCGCCGGACATCCTCGGCTACAGGGCGGACGAACTGATCGGCCGCCCTGTCACCGAACTGATCGAGCTCAAGAGGGACCTCGCGGCAGTGGCCGCCGAACTGCGCGACTGCCCGGGGGGCGGGAGCCTGCGCTACGCCTTCACCGTGCGGCACCGCGACGGCCACCGTGCGGAGATCATGGCGCGGGTCTGGCCGATTGCCGCCGAGGGCGGCAGGAACTGGCTCGCGATCTTCACCGCGGGGTCCGAGCTGCGCCGCTGGGACACCGACCGCGCCACGGTGGACGGGCTGTTCTCCCAGGCACCCATCGGCCTCGCGGTCTTCGACCCCCACTTGTGCTTCATCCGGATCAACGACGCTCTGCAGAAGATCCACGGCATTCCGCGGGAAGAGGCGCTCGGGCGCCGGATCACCGCCCTCTTCCCCGGCCCGGAGGCCGAGCAGATGGAGGAGCGTATTCGCCAGGTGCTGGAGACCGGCGAACCGGTCACCAAGGAGCACCGCGCCCCGACCCCCACTCTCCAGGGGTGGAACCGGGACTGGAGCATCACCTCCTTCCGCCTGTGCGACCCGGCCGGCAAGGTCCTGGGCGTGGCCTCCGCCGTCGTCGAGGTCACCGAACGCAACCGGGCCAGGGACCGGCTCGTGCTGCTGAACGACGCCAGCGAGCGGATCGGCACCACCCTCGACGTCACCCGCACCGCCGCCGAACTCACCGAGGTGGCCGTCCCCCGGCTGGCCGACTTCATCGCCGTGGATCTGCTGGAGGGCATCGCGCTCGGGGAGGAGTCCGTGCCCGGACCGGTCGGCGGCGACGCAGTGCTGCGCCGCGCCGCCATCCGCTCGGTCCACGAGGACGCCCCGGAGGCCAGCTACGCGCCCGGTGCCCTGATCACCTTCCACGCGGCCACTCCTCAGGCGCAGGCCATGGCCACAGGTGAGGCCGTCCTGCTGCCGACACTCGAGGGAACCGCGGACTGGCTGACCCACGACCTGCACCGGGCCGGGAAGATGACCGAAGCCGGGGTGCACTCCGTGATGGTGGTCCCGCTGTGCGCCCGGGACGTCACCCTCGGCGTCGCGCATTTCTATCGGTGGCGCCGGCCCGACCCTTTCGAGGCCGACGACCTGGCTGCCGCGGGTGAGGTGGTGGCCCGCGCCGCGGTCTGCGTGGACAACGCCCGCCGCTTCACCCACGAGCGGCATGCCGCGCTCACCCTCCAGCAGAGCCTGCTCCACGTCACCCAGGCCGAACTCAGCGCGGTCACCACCGCCCACCGCTACGTGCCTGCCGGCGGCCCGGCGGGAGTCGGCGGCGACTGGTTCGACATCATTCCGCTCTCCGGGGCGCGGGTCGGCCTGATCGTCGGCGACGTCCCGGGGCGCGGCGTCCACGCCGTGGCCGAGGCGGGTCGGCTGCGCACCGCGGTCCGCGCTCTGGCACAGCAGGATCCCGCCCCTGACGAACTGCTCGCCCAGCTCGACGGCATCGTCAGCCAGAGCGCCGCTCCTGAGCAGACCCTCGGGTCACCTACCGCCGGCATCGGCGGCAGCTGTCTGTACGCCGTCTACGACCCCGTCTCGCGCCACTGCACACTGGCCTCCGCAGGCCACTTCCCCCCGGTGCAGGTCCGCCCGGACGGCGCCGGCCAGTTCCTCGACGTGTCCTGCGGCCCACCGCTCGGCCTCGGCGGGATGCCCTTCGCGACCACCGAGGTCGAGCTCCCCGAAGGCAGCGTCCTCGCTCTCTACACCAACGGCCTTCTCTCCGGAGAGAGTGGCCGTGGCGACATCGACGCCGCGCTGCGCCGACTGCGCAGGACCCTCGCCCGCCCCGATGGGCGACTCGACAGCATCTGCGATGCCGTCCTCGACGCCCTGGTGCCCCACCGCACTCCCGCCGACGACGCCGTACTGCTCCTTGCTCGCACACACGCCCTCGGACCCGACCGGGTCGCCACCTGGGACCTCCCCCTCGACCCCGCCGTCGTCTCCCAGGCCCGCGCCCTGACCACCAGCCAACTGACCGCCTGGAACATGGAGGATCTCGCCTTCACCACCGAACTGATCGTCAGCGAACTCGTCACCAACGCGATCCGTTACGGGCGTGCCCCCATCCAGCTGCGCCTCATCCGCACCACCACGCTCATCTGCGAGGTCGCCGACGGCAGCAGCACCTCACCCCATATGCGCCAGGCCTCGGACACGGACGAGAGCGGTCGCGGTCTGTTCATGATCGCCCAGATGGCGGACCGCTGGGGCACCCGCTACTCCCCGAGCGGCAAGACCGTCTGGGCCGAGTGGTCGGGCCTGTGA
- a CDS encoding DUF4331 family protein, with amino-acid sequence MSHHLSGPNLRPPLGDSRLDMTDLFAFTVPGDRTVLIMNSNPVAPTGGEAFHPDAVYRINVDTDGDHQADLAFSFVFSQPQDGRQTVTVHRATGEEARSHEPSGEKIFTDEQVSLSGEPTVIQAGPYRFFVGLRSDPFFADLEGIGNNFTWTGKDWGLDKNIFGIVLEMPNAELSPGSDIGVWGRVSLRQNGQLRSVDRGAHPSVTAYFNEEDAKETYNEGEPAKDWDTYLKPWIVVLAHTGGYDAQAAEQTLRTILPDVLRYDRSKPAAYPNGRALTDDVTSARLTMVSGGKITSDNIPPHTDLLPEFPYLGHPHPVSN; translated from the coding sequence ATGTCTCATCACCTCAGTGGCCCGAACCTCCGTCCCCCGCTCGGCGACTCCCGCCTCGACATGACGGACCTCTTCGCGTTCACCGTGCCGGGCGACCGCACCGTGCTGATCATGAACAGCAACCCTGTCGCCCCCACCGGCGGCGAGGCGTTCCACCCCGACGCCGTCTACCGGATCAACGTCGACACTGATGGCGACCACCAGGCGGATCTCGCTTTCAGTTTCGTTTTCTCCCAGCCGCAGGACGGCAGGCAGACGGTGACCGTGCACCGGGCGACGGGCGAGGAGGCGCGCTCCCACGAGCCGTCCGGCGAGAAGATCTTCACCGACGAGCAGGTCTCCCTCAGCGGCGAACCCACGGTGATCCAGGCGGGCCCGTACCGGTTCTTCGTCGGACTGCGCAGCGACCCGTTCTTCGCCGACCTGGAGGGGATCGGCAACAACTTCACCTGGACCGGCAAGGACTGGGGCCTCGACAAGAACATCTTCGGCATCGTCCTGGAGATGCCGAACGCCGAACTGAGCCCAGGCTCCGACATCGGCGTCTGGGGCCGCGTGAGCTTGCGCCAGAACGGGCAGCTGAGGTCGGTGGACCGCGGCGCGCACCCCTCGGTGACCGCCTACTTCAACGAGGAAGACGCCAAGGAAACGTACAACGAGGGCGAACCCGCGAAGGACTGGGACACCTACCTCAAGCCATGGATCGTGGTCCTCGCGCACACCGGCGGCTACGACGCCCAGGCGGCCGAGCAGACCTTGCGTACGATCCTGCCGGACGTCCTGCGCTACGACCGCTCCAAGCCCGCCGCCTACCCCAACGGCCGCGCCCTCACCGACGATGTCACCTCGGCCCGGCTCACCATGGTCTCCGGCGGCAAGATCACCTCGGACAACATCCCCCCGCACACCGATCTCCTGCCCGAATTTCCCTACCTGGGTCACCCGCACCCGGTGAGTAATTGA
- a CDS encoding GNAT family N-acetyltransferase, whose product MIELEPRQLPPLTRWFPAGAPGPATIGEHVLTTGVGRWWADRTDQPRVIAVSCADHVLLRGSPDTPEDLAALAGSRIDAPTRFLPALGAAFDRLTPWERMVWTLQAEPQPCPTPRGVTVRRLEPADTDALHALGADSAWIHASWGGAEGLATSGHGWAAVDRGGQVLAIACTYFRGTRYEDVAVFTTPDHRRHRLALACVTALAADITARGHTPSWNCSVLNRASRLLAWTAGFRLVREYVHYAVGSPARQNLLTT is encoded by the coding sequence ATGATCGAACTCGAACCCCGCCAACTGCCGCCACTCACCCGCTGGTTCCCTGCCGGCGCCCCCGGGCCGGCCACGATCGGCGAACACGTCCTCACCACCGGCGTCGGCCGCTGGTGGGCGGACCGAACGGATCAGCCGCGCGTCATCGCCGTTTCCTGCGCCGACCATGTCCTGCTGCGCGGCTCCCCTGACACACCCGAGGACCTGGCGGCCCTGGCAGGCAGCCGCATCGACGCGCCCACCCGCTTCCTGCCGGCCCTCGGCGCGGCCTTCGACCGCCTCACCCCGTGGGAACGCATGGTGTGGACCCTGCAGGCCGAACCGCAGCCCTGCCCGACCCCCCGCGGCGTGACCGTACGCCGCCTCGAACCCGCCGACACCGATGCCTTGCACGCCCTTGGCGCCGATTCGGCCTGGATCCACGCCAGTTGGGGCGGCGCCGAGGGCCTCGCCACCTCCGGTCACGGCTGGGCCGCCGTAGACCGCGGCGGCCAGGTACTGGCCATCGCCTGCACATACTTCCGCGGCACCCGCTACGAGGACGTAGCGGTCTTCACCACCCCTGACCACCGTCGCCACCGCCTCGCGCTGGCCTGCGTCACCGCCCTCGCCGCGGACATCACCGCACGCGGCCACACCCCCAGCTGGAACTGCTCCGTCCTCAACCGCGCCAGCCGCCTCCTGGCCTGGACAGCCGGCTTCCGGCTGGTACGCGAGTACGTTCACTACGCGGTGGGAAGCCCAGCTCGCCAGAACCTTCTCACCACGTAG
- a CDS encoding SDR family NAD(P)-dependent oxidoreductase yields MPDTTLSSRTLLVTGATSGIGLETARQLAERGATVLLHGRTAEEARAAADRLVATAGIDADLLCTMGADFTRLDEVETMAARVIAEHPHLDVLVNNAGMAAPERHTITADGNEIAFQVNFLAHYLLTCLLEPALTSSPGGRVVNVSSSLHRTGSIQWSDPNRARRYSRLAAYAQSQLALTVFAADPRVTAVSVHPGVCDTPLLPLYAHDGVTPTEGAAHVVRLCDPSVEIVNGAYYDRAERVAPAPAATEDRTVKRLNKLADLLVGRTA; encoded by the coding sequence ATGCCTGACACCACCCTTTCGTCCCGTACTCTCCTCGTCACCGGCGCCACTTCCGGCATCGGCCTGGAGACCGCCCGGCAGCTCGCCGAACGGGGCGCCACCGTGCTGCTGCACGGCCGCACCGCCGAGGAAGCGCGCGCCGCCGCCGACCGCCTCGTCGCGACGGCCGGCATCGACGCCGACCTGCTGTGCACCATGGGCGCCGACTTCACCCGCCTCGACGAGGTCGAGACCATGGCGGCCCGTGTCATCGCCGAGCACCCGCACCTGGACGTCCTCGTGAACAACGCGGGCATGGCGGCACCCGAGCGGCACACCATCACCGCCGACGGCAACGAGATCGCCTTCCAGGTCAACTTCCTCGCCCACTACCTGCTGACCTGCCTGCTGGAACCGGCCCTCACCAGCAGTCCGGGCGGCCGCGTCGTGAACGTCTCCTCGTCCCTGCACCGCACCGGATCCATCCAGTGGAGCGACCCCAACCGCGCCCGCCGCTACTCCCGGCTCGCCGCGTACGCCCAGTCGCAACTGGCCCTGACGGTCTTCGCGGCGGATCCGCGCGTCACCGCGGTGTCCGTCCACCCGGGTGTGTGCGACACCCCGCTGCTCCCCCTCTACGCCCACGACGGCGTCACACCCACCGAGGGCGCCGCACACGTGGTCCGCCTCTGCGACCCGTCGGTCGAAATCGTCAACGGCGCCTACTACGACCGCGCCGAACGCGTCGCCCCCGCGCCCGCCGCCACCGAGGACCGCACCGTCAAGCGCCTCAACAAACTGGCCGACCTCCTCGTCGGCCGCACCGCTTGA
- a CDS encoding amino acid transporter → MATTEHPPPSRLRTWMLQGLSDMGKPGGHTGPHAEPEPPHNGQRWWRVMCLTGVDYFSTLGYQPGIAALAAGLLSPIATVVLVIVTLAGALPVYRRVAEESPHGEGSIAMLERLLSFWKGKLFVLTLLGFAATDFLITITLSAADASTHLVENPHLTDTLHGKQMLITLILVALLGAVFLKGFLEAIGVAVALVAVYLALNAVVVVVGMWHVLTEGHVVTDWTSALTAEHGNIFVMIGVSLIVFPKLALGLSGFETGVAVMPHVQGDPGDTEENPKGRIRDTKKLLTTAALIMSVFLIATSFITTVLIPEKEFESGGQANGRALAYLAHEYLGGAFGTVYDLSTIAILWFAGASAMAGLLNLMPRYLPRYGMAPHWARAVRPMVIVFSLVAFLVTWVFDASVDAQGGAYATGVLVLMSSAAIAVTIAARKAGQRNWTIAFAVVSAVLLYVTVVNVIERPDGVKIGACFIVGIILVSLLSRLARAFELRVTSVTLDDMAERFVRDMATRKIRFIANEPDRRDKAEYRDKIEQIRADNDLPEPEDFVFLEVTLTDPSEFEGDLTVHGEVLHNRYRVLTLESSSVPNALAALLLHVRDSTVCTPHIYFEWTEGNPFHNFLRFFLFGQGEVAPVTREVLRKAEPDRARRPRVHTG, encoded by the coding sequence ATGGCCACCACCGAACACCCGCCTCCGAGCCGACTACGGACGTGGATGCTGCAGGGCCTGTCCGACATGGGCAAGCCCGGAGGGCACACGGGACCTCACGCCGAGCCGGAGCCCCCGCACAACGGCCAGCGTTGGTGGCGGGTCATGTGTCTCACCGGCGTCGACTATTTCTCGACCCTGGGCTACCAGCCGGGCATCGCCGCCCTCGCTGCCGGACTGCTCTCCCCCATCGCCACCGTCGTGCTGGTGATCGTCACCCTGGCGGGCGCCCTTCCCGTCTACCGCAGGGTGGCTGAGGAGAGCCCGCACGGCGAGGGCTCGATCGCGATGCTGGAGCGGCTGCTGTCCTTCTGGAAGGGGAAGCTGTTCGTCCTGACCCTGCTCGGCTTCGCCGCGACTGACTTCCTCATCACCATCACCCTGTCCGCGGCGGACGCTTCGACCCACCTGGTCGAGAACCCGCATCTGACCGACACCCTGCACGGCAAGCAGATGCTGATCACGCTGATTCTCGTGGCGTTGCTCGGCGCGGTCTTCCTCAAGGGTTTCCTGGAGGCGATCGGTGTCGCGGTGGCCCTGGTGGCGGTCTACCTCGCGCTCAATGCCGTGGTCGTGGTCGTCGGTATGTGGCACGTGCTGACCGAGGGACACGTGGTCACCGACTGGACCAGTGCCCTGACCGCCGAACACGGCAACATCTTCGTCATGATCGGCGTATCCTTGATCGTCTTCCCGAAGCTCGCCCTCGGCCTCTCCGGCTTCGAGACCGGCGTCGCGGTCATGCCTCACGTCCAGGGCGACCCGGGCGATACCGAGGAGAACCCGAAGGGCCGCATCCGGGACACGAAGAAGCTACTGACGACCGCCGCGCTGATCATGAGCGTGTTCCTGATCGCGACCAGCTTCATCACCACGGTCCTGATCCCGGAGAAGGAGTTCGAGTCCGGCGGCCAGGCCAACGGCCGCGCGCTCGCCTACCTCGCGCACGAGTACCTGGGCGGTGCCTTCGGTACCGTCTACGACCTGTCCACCATCGCCATCCTGTGGTTCGCCGGCGCCTCGGCGATGGCCGGGCTGCTCAACCTGATGCCGCGCTACCTGCCCCGCTACGGCATGGCCCCGCACTGGGCACGAGCCGTCCGCCCCATGGTGATCGTCTTCAGTCTGGTGGCTTTCCTGGTCACCTGGGTCTTCGACGCGAGCGTGGACGCGCAGGGCGGTGCCTACGCCACGGGCGTCCTGGTCCTGATGTCTTCGGCGGCGATCGCGGTGACCATCGCCGCCCGCAAGGCCGGTCAGCGCAACTGGACCATCGCCTTCGCGGTGGTATCGGCGGTCCTGTTGTACGTGACGGTCGTCAACGTCATCGAGCGTCCCGACGGCGTGAAGATCGGTGCCTGCTTCATCGTCGGCATCATCCTGGTCTCGCTGCTGTCCCGGCTGGCGCGCGCCTTCGAACTGCGCGTGACCAGCGTGACGCTGGACGACATGGCGGAACGATTCGTCCGTGACATGGCCACCAGGAAGATACGGTTCATCGCCAACGAGCCCGACCGGCGCGACAAAGCCGAGTATCGCGACAAGATCGAGCAGATCCGGGCGGACAACGACCTGCCGGAGCCGGAGGACTTCGTCTTCCTCGAGGTGACGCTCACCGATCCGTCCGAGTTCGAGGGCGACCTGACCGTCCACGGCGAGGTCCTCCACAACCGCTACCGCGTCCTCACCCTGGAGTCCTCCTCCGTCCCCAACGCCCTGGCCGCCTTGCTCCTCCACGTGCGCGACTCGACCGTCTGCACACCGCACATCTACTTCGAGTGGACCGAGGGCAACCCCTTCCACAACTTCCTGCGTTTCTTCCTCTTCGGCCAGGGCGAAGTCGCCCCGGTCACCCGAGAGGTCCTGCGCAAAGCCGAACCCGACCGCGCCCGCCGCCCCCGCGTCCACACCGGCTGA
- a CDS encoding integrase core domain-containing protein, with product MPRPRFGKSFTPPASTPPPQRSGPTWHQFLTAQAHGIIAADFLHIDTIFLKRLHALVFIEHGTRRLHLADVTAHPTAAWTAQQARNLAMTLECRMHLMRFLIRDRDSKYIRSFDAIFEAVGVDTLLSPPRAPRANAICERVVGTLRREILDRMLIYNEAHAVATLTECMCHYNGHRPRQSRQ from the coding sequence TTGCCCCGTCCACGGTTTGGGAAATCCTTCACGCCGCCGGCATCGACCCCGCCCCCACAACGCTCGGGGCCGACCTGGCACCAGTTCCTCACCGCCCAGGCCCACGGCATCATCGCGGCCGACTTCCTCCACATCGACACCATCTTCCTCAAGCGCCTCCATGCCCTGGTCTTCATCGAACACGGCACCCGGCGCCTCCACCTCGCCGACGTCACCGCCCACCCCACCGCCGCGTGGACCGCTCAGCAGGCCAGGAACCTCGCCATGACCCTGGAGTGCCGCATGCACTTGATGCGCTTCCTCATCCGGGACCGGGACAGTAAATACATCCGCTCCTTCGACGCCATCTTCGAAGCCGTTGGCGTGGACACCCTGCTCAGCCCACCGCGGGCACCGAGAGCGAACGCGATCTGCGAGAGAGTCGTAGGCACCCTCCGCCGCGAGATCCTGGACCGCATGCTGATCTACAACGAAGCCCATGCCGTGGCGACGCTGACCGAGTGCATGTGTCACTACAACGGGCACCGCCCACGTCAATCCCGCCAGTAG
- a CDS encoding MerR family transcriptional regulator, whose translation MITIGQLARYAGVSTKTVRVYHDKGLLPEPDRDASGYRRYGAQDAIDLIKIRTLAEAGVPLARIRQLRAASDEDLQQALREVDDELTTRIRDLRAAQGRLRRLAAGRATALPTEVSTHLERLADWGFTPRWVDFQRDLWILVFAAHPEQAITLFQDQSETLADPALRSLFIDYDRAYDLDADDPRVDDLAHRIVEATRLRYASAEPPSLDATSDVSALIQQTVNASAPAWRRLDALMRAQLDG comes from the coding sequence GTGATCACCATCGGGCAGCTGGCCAGGTACGCGGGGGTATCGACCAAGACCGTCCGCGTCTACCACGACAAGGGACTGCTCCCCGAGCCCGACCGGGACGCGTCCGGATACCGCCGGTATGGCGCGCAGGACGCCATCGACCTCATCAAGATCCGCACCCTTGCCGAGGCCGGCGTCCCCCTCGCCCGCATCCGGCAGCTGAGAGCGGCGTCCGACGAGGACCTCCAGCAGGCGCTGCGTGAGGTGGACGACGAACTCACCACCCGTATCCGAGATCTGCGAGCGGCACAGGGTCGCCTGCGCCGACTCGCCGCCGGTCGGGCGACAGCACTCCCCACCGAAGTCTCCACCCACTTGGAACGCCTGGCCGACTGGGGCTTCACTCCACGATGGGTGGATTTCCAACGCGACCTGTGGATCCTCGTGTTCGCCGCCCATCCGGAGCAGGCGATCACCCTGTTCCAGGACCAGTCCGAAACCCTGGCCGACCCCGCGCTGCGAAGCCTCTTCATCGACTACGACCGCGCGTACGACCTCGACGCCGACGACCCCCGCGTCGACGACCTCGCGCACCGCATCGTGGAGGCGACCCGGCTGCGCTACGCCAGCGCCGAACCTCCGTCGTTGGACGCGACCTCCGACGTCTCCGCGCTCATCCAACAGACGGTCAACGCCAGCGCCCCGGCGTGGCGACGACTCGACGCACTCATGCGCGCACAGCTGGACGGGTGA